The following are encoded in a window of Oncorhynchus masou masou isolate Uvic2021 chromosome 17, UVic_Omas_1.1, whole genome shotgun sequence genomic DNA:
- the LOC135558075 gene encoding uncharacterized protein LOC135558075 — MSPYPSQGNRGHSRTSPYPSQGNPGHSRTSPYPSQGNPVILERLPTPRKATPVILERLPTPTPVILERLPTPRKATPVILEHLPTPRKATPVILEHPPTPRRATAVILEHLPTPRKATAVILERLPTPRKATPVILERLPTPRKATPVILECLPTPRKATAVILEHLPTPRKATPVILEHLPTPRKATPVILERLPTPRKATPVILEHLPTPRKATPVILERLPTPRKATPPRGLTGH, encoded by the coding sequence ATGTCTCCCTACCCCTCGCAAGGCAACCGCGGTCATTCTAGAACATCTCCCTACCCCTCGCAAGGCAACCCCGGTCATTCTAGAACATCTCCCTACCCCTCGCAAGGCAACCCGGTCATTCTAGAACGTCTCCCCACCCCTCGCAAGGCAACCCCGGTCATTCTAGAACGTctccctacccctaccccggtcattCTAGAACGTCTCCCTACCCCTCGCAAGGCAACCCCGGTCATTCTAGAACATCTCCCTACCCCTCGCAAGGCAACCCCGGTCATTCTAGAACATCCCCCTACCCCTCGCAGGGCAACCGCGGTCATTCTAGAACATCTCCCTACCCCTCGCAAGGCAACCGCGGTCATTCTAGAACGTCTCCCTACCCCTCGCAAGGCAACCCCGGTCATTCTAGAACGTCTCCCTACCCCTCGCAAGGCAACCCCGGTCATTCTAGAATGTCTCCCTACCCCTCGCAAGGCAACCGCGGTCATTCTAGAACATCTCCCTACCCCTCGCAAGGCAACCCCGGTCATTCTAGAACATCTCCCTACCCCTCGCAAGGCAACCCCGGTCATTCTAGAACGTCTCCCCACCCCTCGCAAGGCAACCCCGGTCATTCTAGAACATCTCCCTACCCCTCGCAAGGCAACCCCGGTCATTCTAGAACGTCTCCCTACCCCTCGCAAGGCAACCCCACCGAGAGGTTTAACAGGACATTAA